The window AGACCGGGCCGATGGTGTTGATCAGCACCCGCTTCTCGGGCCGGTTCCGGGCCAGCAGCTTGGTGAGGATGCCGACCCCGAAGTCGAAGCCCTCCAGGAAGAAGTAGCCGGTCCACAGGACGGCGATGAGGACGAACCAGACGTCGTGCAGTTCCATGGCTGTGCAGCTCCCTCGGCCTAGTACGAGAAGGCCATCGGCTTGTCGGCGTCACGCTCGTCGCCGCCGATCTTCGTGGGCGGGTTGAGGTCGGCCTCCGTCAGCTCGGGCGGGCCGGCCTTCACGTACTTCGCCAGCAGCTTGACCTCGATCACGGCGAGGACGGCGTAGAGCAGCGTGAAGACGGTCATCGAGGTGAGGACCTCGCCCTGGGAGACACCGGGGGAGACCGCGTGCCGGGTCTGCAGCACGCCGTAGACGACCCACGGCTGACGGCCCATCTCGGTGAAGATCCAGCCCCAGGAGTTGGCGATCAGCGGGAAGGCCAGCGTCCAGATCGCGATGCGCCAGTACCAGGTGGTCAGCTTCGGGCTGAGCGCCTTGTTCGGCAGCAGCACCAGACGGGGCACCTCGTCGTCGCCGACCCGCAGATGCCGCGGCAGCAGGAACTTCTTGCGGGTCAGCCACAGTCCGGCGAGGCCGATGGCGAAGGACGCCATGCCGAACCCGATCATCCAGCGGAATCCCCAGTACGCGACGGGGATGTTGGGCCGGTAGTCGCCGGGCCCGAACCGCTCCTGCTCGGCCTTGTTGACGTCGTTGATGCCGGGGACGTGGGAGGTGAAGTCGTCGTTGGCCAGGAAGGAGAGCAGGCCGGGTATCTCGATGGCCACCGTGTTGTGGCCCTTGTCCACATCGCCGTAGGCGAAGACCGAGAACGGCGCCGGCGCCTGTCCGTCCCACAGCGCCTCGGCCGCGGCCATCTTCATCGGCTGCTGCTTGAACATGACCTTGCCGAGGACGTCACCGCTGACCGCGGTGAGCAGGCCGGCGATGACGACCGTGACCAGGCCGAGCCGCAGCGAGGTCTTCATCTCGCGCACGTGCTTCTTGCGGGTGAGGTGGTAGGCGGCGATGCCGACCATGAAGGCGCCACCCGTCAGGAAGGCGGCCGAAAGCGTGTGGAAGGCCTGGCTGAGCGCCGTGTTCTGGGTCAGCACCGCCCAGAAGTCGGTGAGTTCGGCGCGGCCCTTGGCCTCGTTGATCCGGTAGCCGACGGGGTGCTGCATCCAGGAGTTGGCCGCGAGGATGAAGTACGCCGACAGGATCGTGCCGAGCGACACCATCCACATGCAGGCCAGGTGGATCCTCTTGGGCAGCTTGTCCCAGCCGAAGATCCACAGTCCGATGAACGTGGACTCGAAGAAGAACGCGATCAGTGCCTCGAAGGCGAGCGGGGCACCGAAGATGTCGCCTACGAAGCGCGAGTAGTCCGACCAGTTCATGCCGAACTGGAACTCCTGCACGATGCCGGTGACCACGCCCATGGCGATGTTGATCAGGAAGAGCTTGCCCCAGAACTTGGTGGCCCTGAGGTACTTCTCCTTCTCTGTGCGCACCCAGGCGGTCTGCAGTCCGGCCGTCAGGGCGGCCAGCGAGATCGTCAGGGGAACGAACAGGAAGTGGTAGACGGTCGTGATGCCGAACTGCCAGCGCGCCAGTGTCTCCGGCGCCAACGCCAGGTTCACGTCGTCACTCTCCTTACGTCACCGCGGTCACGGCGGCGGTTGATCCCGATGTGACCTGCACAACAGGCAACAATCGGCTCGCTTGTGAACGCGTTCACATTCACAAGCAATTATGACCCACCGATTTCCAGACGGGGAAGGGGGTCCCCCCAGAACCCGGGGGGACCCCCTTCTCGCGCGCTCCCACGTCGGCTTCGGCCGGCCGAGGACCGACTCGTCTCCGACCGGATCAGGCCCGACCCGGATCAGGCGCAACCTGATCAGTCCTGACCGGATCGGACATGGCCGGATCAGATCTCCTTGCGGAACGCCTCCGCCGTCTTCAGGAAGATGTCGTTCGCCTCGGCCTCCCCGACGGTCACCCGCACGCCCTCACCCGGGAACGGCCGGACCACCACGCCGGCCCGCTCGCAGGCCTCGGCGAAGGGGACCGTCCGCTCCCCCAGCCGCAGCCACACGAAGTTGGCGTGCGTCTCGGGCACCGTCCAGCCCTGTGCGCGCAGCGCGTCGACCACCCGGTTGCGCTCGCAGACCAGCGAGCCGACCCGGCCCAGCAGCTCGTCCTCGGCGCGCAGCGAGGCGATCGCCGCCTCCTGCGCGAGCTGGCTGACTCCGAACGGCACGGCCGTCTTGCGCAGCGCCGCCGCGACCGGCTCGTGGGCGATGGCGAAGCCGACACGCAGCCCGGCGAGGCCGTACGCCTTCGAGAACGTGCGCAGCACGCAGACGTTCGGCCGGTCGCGGTAGAGCATCACGCCGTCCGGCACCTCGGCGTCGCGGATGAACTCGCGGTAGGCCTCGTCCAGGACCACCAGTACGTCGGATGGCACGCGGTCGAGGAACCGTTCCAGCTCGGCCCGCCGCACCACCGTGCCGGTCGGGTTGT of the Streptomyces sp. NBC_01788 genome contains:
- a CDS encoding cytochrome ubiquinol oxidase subunit I, whose product is MNLALAPETLARWQFGITTVYHFLFVPLTISLAALTAGLQTAWVRTEKEKYLRATKFWGKLFLINIAMGVVTGIVQEFQFGMNWSDYSRFVGDIFGAPLAFEALIAFFFESTFIGLWIFGWDKLPKRIHLACMWMVSLGTILSAYFILAANSWMQHPVGYRINEAKGRAELTDFWAVLTQNTALSQAFHTLSAAFLTGGAFMVGIAAYHLTRKKHVREMKTSLRLGLVTVVIAGLLTAVSGDVLGKVMFKQQPMKMAAAEALWDGQAPAPFSVFAYGDVDKGHNTVAIEIPGLLSFLANDDFTSHVPGINDVNKAEQERFGPGDYRPNIPVAYWGFRWMIGFGMASFAIGLAGLWLTRKKFLLPRHLRVGDDEVPRLVLLPNKALSPKLTTWYWRIAIWTLAFPLIANSWGWIFTEMGRQPWVVYGVLQTRHAVSPGVSQGEVLTSMTVFTLLYAVLAVIEVKLLAKYVKAGPPELTEADLNPPTKIGGDERDADKPMAFSY
- the hisC gene encoding histidinol-phosphate transaminase, producing MSETSPKLRAELEGIPTYKPGKPAAAGGPVAYKLSSNENPYPPLPGVMETVTTAAAAFNRYPDMACTGLTNELAERFAVPASHVATGTGSVGVAQQLIQATSGPGDEVMYAWRSFEAYPIITQISGATSVKVPLTPGDVHDLDAMADAITERTRLIFVCNPNNPTGTVVRRAELERFLDRVPSDVLVVLDEAYREFIRDAEVPDGVMLYRDRPNVCVLRTFSKAYGLAGLRVGFAIAHEPVAAALRKTAVPFGVSQLAQEAAIASLRAEDELLGRVGSLVCERNRVVDALRAQGWTVPETHANFVWLRLGERTVPFAEACERAGVVVRPFPGEGVRVTVGEAEANDIFLKTAEAFRKEI